A stretch of DNA from Pectinophora gossypiella chromosome 23, ilPecGoss1.1, whole genome shotgun sequence:
AATTAATATCCTTCAAAATGAAAATGTTCTTATTTCAAAACTCAGCAACGTATAACCTGCACGAATCGAGACTCATCCATCGCAGTTAGGCGGTTACCACACGACGCGGTCGTGGTCGCGGTTAGCTGGTTTTATAGCGAATACCAAGGGGCGAGGCGGGCCGACCGCGCAGTCGCTTTGGCTCGCGTGTCAAAGAGAAAACATATTAGTTCATACACATTTATATCGACATCCAACATTcattaatatacttatacatttgtttcgattatctaccaattaccattattaggctagtttccaactagtgaaatcagttacttttactaaacgtcaaaatacgatatgactatggaatttttgtaaaaaatcacacttattataaaataaaagtcggacttattattatgtttttcttgattaaaattcataaatacctaAGTTAATAGAAAAATGGAAAATGTTCTTCCCTGGTTTTAGATCTGtccttatttagtacttaatcagaatttcataatctatcttaaacctagtacacgacccaattaaatATTTGTAGTTTAACCATGACCAGTCCTTTTTGCTCCCGATCGTCAACTGTCTtcttttcttcttaaaaatatccaccattatgtttctttttaaaggactggaccatagagttttGGCCAAAGGAGTATTTACTTCGTTTGGCGAGAACACATGTATTAAGAACAGACGGTTTACACACAAGTTAATACTACCTTTGCAACCACTTTACGTCTCTTAATAACCGCATATTCCGTCTTGAACGCGAGTTGTTCAACTACCTAACTAGTCGCCCGTATGTAGCAGGAATTCTGTATGAAATTGTGGTAcatacaaactaaaaataaaaccaaaaagTGTTGTTAGTttgtttagtatattttttgaataactaAGATAcaaatagtttttaagtaagaaaattactattaatatagtaagtaagtactcactATATTAATAGCATTAGTGCCTAATAGTTCTGTTTCAGAAAATGTTCGACCAAAACTATGTGGCCACCAAAGTTTTACAGAAACGATACAGAAAGTGTTGTGCCTAATAAAAACCACGAAAAAATTGTTAAACCACGTGCATATAGTTTCAAAATGATATTACCAAAACGCGACCACAGATAAGAAGTAGCATAAACGACGACAAGGATCCATGTCAAGGCACAAATCGACAGTAGTTGGGTAATTTTAAAACTGACGTGCAATCTTTAGATTATAAAGtacgtacttataaataaatatataatctaAGCCACTAATAacattactaaaataaaaataaaaaactacatAATATGTAGTAATGTTGGtaattcaggggggttaaatagaccacatcgaagcaattcatctaaaaaacaatattgcaatttgacatttgcgcatatagaagTAAGTGCACATTGCCAACAAAATAGCAAAAAGtaatatattgcttttttagatgaattgcttcgatgtggcctttttatcttCATAGATTTTTATATCTACGTGATAATTTTGTACAAAACATCTTCAAAAAATCTTAAGGTGTACAAAAGTTTGCTTTTGTATGCTTTATGAGAAGTCTGaaggataaataaaatataactcaaaatataaaaactcgAAACACAAACTCGAAACTCAAAATATATACGAATGacgtgtataattattattctagtGTTTATGTGGTTTATTACCTTTATCTTTTttgttgatattattattttgtcttatCTCTCATGTGTGATCTATTTACTTAACTCTTGTTACGATTATAAAGATATAATtatcatgattttatttttatcagtcaGAATATGTGTGAGGGTCAACACAGTTTTATCATGAAGATAATTATGTTGACCTAATAATCTTTTGTAATTGTCAGGTATAAATTCTCTTTCGTCAATAGAAATTAGATCTATTTCTAGTTTGGTATTATTGAAAGTAGTTGTTGAATATGATCAACCTGTGTTTTGCTGTAGCCCTTTTTGGGTTTGTAGGTAagatttgtttcatattttttgtttattctgGTGCGATAGGcataatatcattattaagtTCAATACTAAGTGTACTCAATTAACCTGTCTTCTTCAAAATCTGTAGACTGTAGTGTACCGTAATATTAGAGTTACCAGTTCGAGGGTTCTCTAGCAGGATCTTCATTATTCTTCACATTGATCGATTATGATACTTTATTTTGaaggttttacttttttacgcTTTCTGATTTGTATCACAGTGTTTTTTTATCTACCAAAATCCAACTTACGGTTTTAtgaacaaaaataatgaaattatgtAAGAAAATTGGTCACTGTGGCCTGTAGTCTACCGGCTTGCTTCTAAAATgaggagcgccagttcgaaccccggtactggacttgcacctatgagttactaatttatcagcagttttcactaacacagttggctaggccattatagatggcgatacagcTTAccgtctatcacgttggtctaattgAAATCACGGTGCGGTGTgggttcatcttacgatggatatacctctgagtACCACAATTTGTATTAACAATAATTGAACCTTTTATGTTCCCAGTGGCAACCCCACTCCCAGGTACATTAAAGGCTATGGAACAAACGAGAATAGTAGGTGGCGAGGACATCGATATTACTGAAGCTCCGTATCAAGTGTCTTTAGTCAACCGAGGCATGCACTCATGTGGAGGCTCTATTGTGGCAAACGATCTTATTTTGACCGCAGCACACTGCGTTAGGGGGTAAGttctttttcttcattttaaatGTCATGACAATGAGGGCTTTTTTTTTATCCTAACTGCTGGATAGATGGCACTAAACTTGATAGGTTACTGCAAAGAAGAGGGggtgaaaaggccacatcaaagcaattcatctgaaaaagcaatattgctatttgacatttgtttgcattgcgctttATATCCACTTTTATATGAGCTATGTTGTTTAGATGCATTTCTTCGATGTGAGTTTTTTTAACCggtgtaattttaaaatcataaaaatgaAACGTTCaagaataacaataaaaacgtcgtgtattttctttattatacttAGGCAATGCTTCAGTAACATACTTGGTTagcgccatctaacgagttcatgagaacaattttttttattctgtaaaaaaatatctcctattacaaaaaatcaaCAAACAAGTTACTCGTAAAAAGGACAAATTGAAATGTGAATGTTTTATGATATTAAGTTCCAGAGAAATGGATTAATTTTGTGCAGTCAGAGAAACAGATCTTTTCATAGAACATTGACTAGATAGTAACTCCTTGAGCATTATTGGCATTATATATGCATGAGGGAATAAAACTAGAAAAcagtattattatcataatacaaTTTTGGAATTTCAGCGACTAAAATGATATTGTAATTTTACCTGAGGGATATAttgttttctaaattatttcgTCTTTATTGACTGTTGCTTTAAAATAATACGAATAAAACCGTTATGTAACTACAACCGTTATGTTGTTGATCAGTTTATTTCGGAGTACTTCGTTtcgattttaattaaaatcatgAAACTCATGATTTGATGAGTCTTCACCACGGTTCTAAGAAGATTTGTCCCCTATACCTACCCTACCTTTATCacgtaacaaatatttttatatcactTCACGAAAACTTTATGCTGAGTCGTTTACCTTTTGAAATTATTAACGCATAATACGCCTCACTACTTACTATAATTACGTTAGTTTTTACTTTCCTAGCAATGTTCTGTTGTAATTTGTCTTTTCTGTTTgttgtaatgtaagtttgtctttatttatttgaatatttctccatctctctctctctctctctctctctctctctctctctctctgtctcatGTCATGCTTTATGTTTTCTATTTCAGCTCTAGACCAGAAAACTTCCAAATCCGTGTTGGttcttccatactcaacaaagGCGGCGAACTTTACCCGGTAGGAGAAATTATCTGGCATCCAGATTTCGAGTTTTCAAAAATGAACAAAGACATTGCAGTGATGTGGCTCTCTGAACCTTTGCGATTCAGTGACGAAGTAATGGCAATTCCTATGTTGAGTGAAGATGTTGAAATCGAGGAAGGAGAGGAAACGACTGTTACAGGATGGGGAGCTATTGAGGTAAATTATATCCCATTATAACATTaactttaaataattattaacaactTTTCTTCGAGAAATCAACCGACGAAATAGTTGAAATTTAATGAATGCATTACTCAGTTCAACAGAATTTCTCCCGAACTTGTTAaacttttatttgtaaaatgtaaattttcagAAAAGCCAAACAACTTCTGTTAAGACTTACATAGATAATGTTTTTTTGAGTTTATTTCTTATACAAATACATTTCTTATacaagtacataacataatgtagtcatgagcttatgttcccaattggggttgacagaggtatatccatcgcaagatgaactaagtacctactttcagttagaccagcgtgataggtggtgagccgtatcgccgtctataagggcctagctaactgtgttagcgaCAACTGCCCTTAAGAACACACTTTATACAAATACTTAGGTAAAAAATCTATTTCAAatccaaaatataatgtttcAGGAAAACGGTATTGCTCCTAAGATGCTCCAAAGGGTCGAGGTACCTATCGTAAGTCAGGAAAATTGCCAAGATGCGTACTCTCCGATGTACAACATCACAAATTCGATGCTTTGCGCCGGTCTGCCGAGTGGAGGAAAAGATGCTTGCCAGGTAAGACtttgattgtttttaatttgaaaagatTGCTCCTAACTATGTGACGTATACAAAGGTCGGCATCTAAGCTGAAAGCGTCCTAGAgtgtattttctattttcacagagctttctgttatatttGCCTTGGATTTCATCAttggaaatttcacttgataataactcagaatgatgagcAAAATCATTCTCTGCAGTATTCAGTACCGTGTCcctaacaccatgtataatagtttttatttaaacctACTCATTGTCTAGGGTGATAGCGGCGGTCCTTTAGTCTACGAGGGACAACTTGCTGGAGTCGTGTCCTGGGGATTAGGATGTGCCAGGCCGCGGTACCCTGGAGTCTACGCGAAGGTGTCTGATTTGCGCCCCTGGATCGATAACAGCATCAACTATTTGAGACAGAAGCACATACTTCGAGGGCTTTGAAAACTAATTTGAGGAGGAATCACACTTCGCTTTGTTTTAGTAGAATTTGTGATCGTTGTCTGAATAATGTTCAAATGGAATTGTTTACTTGGGACCCTTTACAAGCTTGTGTTATCTCTTCAGCTCTATAAGTTTTGTCTGAATTACCCGAAAATGTACAGATTGCAGAAGACAAGCCAGTAAGGAGCACTCAGGGCTAAGTATTGCTACACTAAGTACTACTACATGCATTCTGAGAATACAtaaagtaatgaaaaaaaaaaatcactacctgctttgtttattatttgtttctcccattaatttattttcaaagttctattttatcaattaaaatatgtatcttagtacatacatacatacatacataaactcacgcccgtaatccctaatggggtgggcagagccacaagtaatcaaagacaacttgcagccactgttgatacgaagtccaaagagggatatgatgaactttatggtgataagggatctgcctatcgcccataacattagtccatcatgttagaggacacaatccctctgtcggtttttacgacatgccagggaagagaagcagctgaacgtgttctatgttttttatatgctcccagaacagcataggtGTATGTATCTTAATGCAAATTCtactaaaagaaataaaataaaaaaaatagctaTATTGTCTAAGTTTTATACTTTTCTATAATTGCGCATAGCACTATAAAATTCATGACATGACACTTTTAGCGGTTTTATGATAGTTTtgttattatgaaattaaattagTTGCAGTAGTGTTTAGTAAAATGTTTGTAGTTTTAAGATTGACttgaatattgtatttttattggaTTAGATTTAGTATTATGTGATATTAAATGacattttacacatacataatttacatttttgtttatttccaACACAAAATCCTGTTTTGTACAATACTTCTTAATATCAATGCGTTAATGCATATCAACCTGAAAAAGGTATTATACCATTTCTATTAAGATGAAATATCTATGGTTGAGAAAGATTGGCAACCTGTTATCGTTCAACTAACAACAACAtcaaaaaatacaagaaaacctaCACAACTTCAACAACAACATTGCACAACACAACACTTATCTCCTGTTATCTCCCTCCTCAATTATAATTACTTTCCCGGTTTGACCAAATTCAAAGAAGTACAAAAGAAATGTTTCCAACAAGAAGAATTCAAAACGAAGAATTTATTTTGTTGAAGAATTTTAGAGAATTTTTAAACCAAGCTATTCTAtccggaaaaaaaaattattatgtaGCCGTACATAACTCTGAGAAATACCCGAGAAGCGCAAATAAACATTGCAAGTTGTAAGAAAAACTTTCCTTAGCGCGGATTTAAATTTCCAGAAGATAAAGCAGTTTAGACTTCTTTAAATAAGTGAAGGTTTTAAAAGCATAAAAAAACCCTTTGTGCCGTTTTTCAACTGGTTCATTTGTTCTCAGTTCATTATTGCTAGTCTGAAGAATCGTTCTAATTAGCAATTGAGTCCTAAGCATTGATTCGATTGATgtaagaaaatgttttattcaTAACTTACGAATGGTTATAAGCGACTTCTTTTAGAAAGAGGAACACATTTTACATATTTCTTCAATAGAAAAATTATTTGTGCTGACTGTTCTGTCATCATCTGTTGtaaaaacggcctctgtggtccagtgattgagcgttggtcgaatcccggtggggacaaatcataaaaatcacttcgtga
This window harbors:
- the LOC126377363 gene encoding vitellin-degrading protease-like isoform X2, with translation MINLCFAVALFGFVVATPLPGTLKAMEQTRIVGGEDIDITEAPYQVSLVNRGMHSCGGSIVANDLILTAAHCVRGSRPENFQIRVGSSILNKGGELYPVGEIIWHPDFEFSKMNKDIAVMWLSEPLRFSDEVMAIPMLSEDVEIEEGEETTVTGWGAIEENGIAPKMLQRVEVPIVSQENCQDAYSPMYNITNSMLCAGLPSGGKDACQGDSGGPLVYEGQLAGVVSWGLGCARPRYPGVYAKVSDLRPWIDNSINYLRQKHILRGL
- the LOC126377363 gene encoding vitellin-degrading protease-like isoform X3 is translated as MEQTRIVGGEDIDITEAPYQVSLVNRGMHSCGGSIVANDLILTAAHCVRGSRPENFQIRVGSSILNKGGELYPVGEIIWHPDFEFSKMNKDIAVMWLSEPLRFSDEVMAIPMLSEDVEIEEGEETTVTGWGAIEENGIAPKMLQRVEVPIVSQENCQDAYSPMYNITNSMLCAGLPSGGKDACQGDSGGPLVYEGQLAGVVSWGLGCARPRYPGVYAKVSDLRPWIDNSINYLRQKHILRGL